The Xanthomonas indica genome has a segment encoding these proteins:
- a CDS encoding DUF192 domain-containing protein: protein MKRGCIERSAGNPIPQVWAADTWWSRARGLLARPALAEDGSEALLIRPCASVHTIGMGYPLDLVFLGHDDVVLEWRENVRPYRTAMCRRAAATIEFHGGALDRLQPQRGEHWHWRATAPVPSYSGARS, encoded by the coding sequence GTGAAGCGCGGATGCATCGAGCGCAGCGCCGGCAACCCGATCCCGCAGGTGTGGGCGGCCGATACCTGGTGGTCGCGCGCGCGCGGGCTGCTGGCGCGCCCGGCGCTGGCCGAGGATGGATCGGAAGCTTTGCTGATCCGGCCCTGCGCCAGCGTGCATACCATCGGCATGGGCTATCCGCTGGATCTGGTGTTCCTGGGTCACGATGATGTGGTGCTGGAGTGGCGCGAGAACGTCAGGCCGTATCGCACCGCGATGTGCCGGCGCGCCGCGGCCACCATCGAGTTCCATGGCGGTGCGCTGGACCGCCTGCAACCGCAACGCGGCGAACACTGGCACTGGCGTGCAACCGCGCCGGTGCCATCCTATTCGGGAGCCCGGTCATGA
- a CDS encoding TadE family protein — MKARVRALRSRSSMRGQSMVELVIITPVLLFLLLAVIQAVLLYRMKSTLDYAALMAARAGAVSGVDRMEMRKGFAKGMMPLYANDTGQAAVEVAYAKAFADLTLHGRITVINPTRAAWSNFRERQYNGQYALPNDTLAYRSDAVGSSGVNVQDANILKIKVVYDAPLVVPFVDWVLGGKSQYLKPGTFESSPLQPFTRRLPIESYAIVRMQSPIYTQGNLDK; from the coding sequence ATGAAAGCACGCGTACGCGCTCTGCGCAGCCGCTCGTCCATGCGCGGCCAATCCATGGTGGAACTGGTGATCATCACACCGGTGCTGCTGTTCCTGTTGCTTGCCGTCATCCAGGCCGTGCTGCTGTACCGCATGAAGTCCACGCTCGACTATGCCGCGCTGATGGCGGCGCGCGCGGGCGCGGTCAGCGGGGTGGACCGCATGGAGATGCGCAAGGGCTTCGCCAAGGGCATGATGCCGCTGTATGCCAACGACACGGGTCAAGCCGCGGTTGAAGTGGCATACGCCAAGGCGTTCGCCGACCTCACGCTGCATGGCCGCATCACGGTCATCAATCCGACGCGCGCCGCGTGGAGCAACTTCCGCGAACGCCAGTACAACGGTCAGTATGCGTTGCCCAACGACACGCTCGCGTATCGCAGCGATGCGGTCGGCAGCAGTGGCGTCAATGTGCAGGACGCCAACATCCTCAAGATCAAGGTGGTCTACGACGCGCCGCTGGTGGTTCCTTTTGTCGACTGGGTGTTGGGCGGAAAATCCCAGTACCTGAAGCCAGGCACGTTCGAATCGTCTCCGCTGCAGCCATTCACCAGGCGCTTGCCGATCGAGAGCTACGCCATCGTGCGCATGCAGTCGCCGATCTATACGCAGGGCAATCTGGACAAGTGA